Part of the Strongyloides ratti genome assembly S_ratti_ED321, scaffold srae_scaffold0000005 genome is shown below.
TGCAAGAAAAACAAATACTATTTCACAATGAACATTATAAGCACTGAatgattttctttttattatagagtaatttatataaaatcaaCTGGTACTTTGAacctaaaaatataaaatattacaatatatcaaaaaagaattaacTGAATCATTACTTATAATTTAaccatatttatataacttaaaatcattcaaattttcattacatagcttttttctttcttattACTCAATCACATCCTCCCCTTTTAAGttattttcttcaaaaacATAGAAGCCACTTGACGCTTTCTACCTCTGTTATCTCTATTTTCAATTCtgatttgaaataatttatccTGCTGCAGAACTTTTTCGATTACACCCGGAGATATTCCTTATCAAATTTTGACTTTTTGAAAACATTCTTTACCAaaactttttcattttcactAAATTGCTTTGGAACACCACAACGTTTCTGATTTAACTTGTGATTTTGCAAATCTCTTACCTCTGTAGACAACAATTTTACAAAATCTTGTTTGATACTTGGTTTCAAGTCTCCCAAGCTTACTTCAATTCTATCTTCTTCATCTAAAGAAATATCATACTTACTTAACGGTCTAAATCCAATCTTGTTTGAGAGAAATGTTTTGTTCTTTAACTTTATAAAGAGTGTATTATCGAACACTGTTGACATTACTAACATTGACATAATACCTGCGTTTTGAAGCTTTACATAAGTCATCTCCATAGGCATAAGTCCTGACACAACTGGTTTAAAAAAGATCTTGAGATTGGTATCAACATTTATCTTGAATTTCCATTAATGGTTTTCGCGAACTATTTTGTTGCCagaataagaaaatattttataactaataAGTGGAAACAACTTTTGTATTCTAGAAAGGATAACAGTTTTTGGATTTCTATCCACAATCTTTTGCTGTACATTAAAACTTGCCAACAATTTGCTTACATGCTCTTTCCTTGATTCCTTAACAcgagttttaattttactagGGTTAGTTCCAAGATTTATTGATATGACTATAAGTTCGACAATGCAATAATCAAATGTTTTTTCCATCTCTGAATCCttgtaattttttagtaGTACACCCAAAAATTGTTCTGGAACAAACAATTCAACCttataatcatttattaaatcCATTAAGTTTTGCTTTGGTAAAGAAGTCttcttatcaaaataattagtTACAATCTGATCAAAAACTTCTTTGAGACTAGtattttcatcatttaataaatcacCAACAGCTTGATTAACAATGTTGTCAGTTCTTGTTTGGTTAACTTCATGAGTAACAGGTT
Proteins encoded:
- a CDS encoding Reverse transcriptase domain-containing protein, which gives rise to MEQFDFVLIHNVVYKLANSEWFTLIDIKQFLLQIPLPSDSQNLIFFRDPKTNILYAFKRMPYGLKPTTAICQRILDLILKGEEENVIIYVDDILVLSIGPQSYHLDIVNIIILKLENAGLVLNKKKCSIGNKQTKYLSHIIEKGKYYRCETSTKSIVEYPRPKSMKSIKRFLSNDHKPLKNVLESRPPASDHMSRYIMAINEYHPKIEYVSGKNNQEPKIPLAPIDINQPVTHEVNQTRTDNIVNQAVGDLLNDENTSLKEVFDQIVTNYFDKKTSLPKQNLMDLINDYKVELFVPEQFLGVLLKNYKDSEMEKTFDYCIVELIVISINLGTNPSKIKTRVKESRKEHLQNAGIMSMLVMSTVFDNTLFIKLKNKTFLSNKIGFRPLSKYDISLDEEDRIEVSLGDLKPSIKQDFVKLLSTEVRDLQNHKLNQKRCGVPKQFSENEKVLVKNVFKKSKFDKEYLRV